In Sphingomonas sp. SORGH_AS_0950, the following are encoded in one genomic region:
- the uraD gene encoding 2-oxo-4-hydroxy-4-carboxy-5-ureidoimidazoline decarboxylase, which yields MTDSDFNAMSSEAFVARYASVVEHSPWVVERAAARRPFADLAEGIVAVLADATPEERLSVIRAHPELAGRAAIAGTLTEESRSEQASAGLDRMTRQEFERFHALNAAYGERFGFPFVICVRRTDRAGILRAMAERLSNDREAEVETALTEIGHIVRLRLETLA from the coding sequence ATGACCGATAGCGATTTCAATGCTATGTCCAGCGAGGCCTTCGTCGCACGCTATGCGAGCGTGGTCGAGCATTCGCCCTGGGTGGTGGAGCGCGCGGCGGCGCGGCGGCCCTTTGCCGATCTGGCGGAGGGGATCGTGGCGGTGCTCGCCGACGCTACGCCCGAGGAGCGGCTGTCGGTGATCCGCGCCCATCCCGAACTGGCGGGGCGCGCGGCGATCGCGGGCACGCTGACCGAGGAGTCGCGCAGCGAGCAGGCCTCGGCCGGGCTGGACCGCATGACCCGGCAGGAGTTCGAGCGCTTCCATGCGCTCAACGCCGCCTATGGCGAGCGGTTCGGCTTTCCCTTCGTCATCTGTGTCCGGCGGACCGACCGGGCGGGCATATTGCGCGCCATGGCCGAGCGGCTGTCCAACGACCGCGAGGCCGAGGTCGAAACCGCGCTGACCGAGATCGGCCATATCGTCCGCCTGCGACTGGAGACCCTGGCATGA
- the hpxZ gene encoding oxalurate catabolism protein HpxZ, whose translation MMIDDPQVVAEVTAAFTAYEAALMADDVPAMDRLFHDHPTTIRYGVGEVLYGAEAIRAFRKGRGGSPQRRLGTVAIHAFGRDHATANAEFFREGDARRGRQSQTWVRFPDGWKVVAAHVSIEGAGS comes from the coding sequence ATGATGATCGACGATCCGCAGGTGGTGGCCGAGGTGACGGCCGCCTTCACCGCTTATGAAGCCGCACTGATGGCCGATGACGTGCCCGCGATGGACCGGCTGTTCCACGATCATCCGACCACGATCCGCTATGGCGTGGGCGAGGTGCTGTACGGCGCGGAGGCCATTCGCGCCTTTCGCAAGGGGCGGGGCGGGTCGCCGCAGCGTCGGCTCGGAACGGTCGCCATCCATGCCTTTGGCCGCGACCATGCCACCGCCAACGCCGAATTCTTCCGCGAAGGCGATGCCCGGCGCGGGCGGCAGAGCCAGACCTGGGTGCGCTTTCCCGATGGGTGGAAGGTCGTCGCCGCGCATGTCTCGATCGAGGGGGCGGGATCATGA